The Vigna radiata var. radiata cultivar VC1973A chromosome 6, Vradiata_ver6, whole genome shotgun sequence DNA segment TGTTTTCAAGCTATTTTCCCTGCCTAGTGTATGTATCGAGTTACTGtgaagaaaattgtgttattaCGTGGTTATTGTTTCCagaatattataaatgattttctaCTTCAAATACTTTGAGTatgtgatgataatgatgattgTTAAGAGGTGATTAATTCAGATttgtatatgtatatttatggCGTAATTCGACGGAACTATTTGGGGGATTTTATGGTGGTAGTTTCAATAGTGTAAGTATTGATGTAGGGATCCAGTGGGAGGTTATTTTGACACTTTAATAACCACCCATACTCAAGTAGAGACGAGTGGATTATTTTGTGAGAGTAGTAACAGGTTCTAGTCTTGGTGACCTAAGGCGCTCAAGGATTAACCTTGTGGTGACAATATAAAACCAAGTCGGTAACTGCTTTGTAGAGCATTTAAAATCACCAAAAGTGCACATCGTACCAGGATCCGATATCAATACTATATATGGATGATTGAGTTTAGAAATAAGTTATATGTATGATATGAACATGTTTATTATAGTcaattatgttgatgattgtttaattgatttaatagctgatttcttttggaatttagcttaccctttttgcttgtgtttgtacttgttttttttttttttttaatttgtaaccTGATCGATGGAAGCACGGGAGGAAGTTGCTTCGGAGTAGATGTTAGGTAGTGAGGAGACTAATGCATAAATAAGTGTTTAGTTCTTCAGTTTTACTACctaaaatcttttgaaaaactttagATCTGTATTCAAACTTCTTTGTCATCTAACTTCTTTGCCATCTAACTATTATAGTTAGACCTAAATTGtaataactaaatttttgtGTTTTCCTTGTCATTTAACTATTTTGTGTTATTGGATTTGTTATAATTCCATGATAGcagtaaatatattaaaaagggatgtcacaaaatatttctataatttttctttatttatgaaaatttcacccaaatatcttaaattaatattattattattattattattattattataacataaaaaaattatagatttaatATTAGCAGGAAATTATCACATTTTCAATAAACAAGAACactcaactaaaaaaaatataaaatataattacaattatccaaaatattttatactaaaaatatctaaaaaagaACTAAAGGTTCGAAAATAAATCAAGTTACTctatttatttaagaattaaCACCCTGCAGTGCCTCCTCCACTCAAATATCTTCCTCTTATCACACTGGGTTGTTAttgccaaagaaaaaaagaatcaaacaaataaataagcaACAAAGTAAGCTAATTTATAAAAGACTCAAACATACAATTCAATCAGGTTAGAAATATAACAATTCCATTCTCAAAATCCATCAAaatcgaatatatatatatatatatatatatatatatatatatatatatatatatatagacacacacacacacacacacacatataaacaTTGTTGATCCTTATACCATTTGAGAAATTTACTGAAAATAACAAAGTCATCGACAACATCGGATAAAGGAGGATCCTCAATAGGTGATTGTGAGGGAAGAGTAGTCTAAACAATAGCAACAAATCTAGAAAGGTGACCATGTAATACATAATACTTATCAATCTTGTAGCCTAGCTTGCCAAAATGGTCACACTTGATACTTCCTTTCCCCGACTTTTGAGAGTGATTGCGATTATGACGTTGAGATACAACGTAGAAGAAACAAATGTATCATTCATTGGTTTACTAGGTACACACTAAAGAGTGGAACAAGTAGAAGTCAAAGTGAGAACAACATATGAATCCAAAATATGATTACAGATATGagaatattcatcaataagGTCCTGCAACGCCAATAacatgaagaactttgatattttctctatttattgGACATGAGTAGAGGCAGGAGgcaataattcattaaattcatgaaaaaagCATGAATTTTACTCATATAATCAGTCATAGGATCCTGATGTCGATGAGCAACAACGTTGAAAAGATCATGACAAATCTTATCAAGATGTTAAGTATTATTGGTGTATAATAATTTGGCGTGTTCCCagatttcaaaacatatttcgtaggaatgaaaaatttgttttaaagaaaagtgAAGGGTATCTTTCAGAACAATGCTTAACTAAGCATCAATTTTCAACCAACGAATAACTGTAGCAGAATCAATAGTTGTCATATTCTGAGTAATATGATCAACATACTCCTAATTCTTAAGTcaaaatttaatgtataatgTCCAAATCgcataattaatattatctaaCTTATGAATAGAGAAATGTATATTAACATATCTAGTATATATACCAAGGCATACATAATCATGACAGAAGAAGAGAGGTTCGAACCATGAATTAAAAACTTATCTTGTGTTTGTTGATGATTCCTAATAATAATCAAACCATTTACATCGCTAAAACTTAtgattgtttttattagattattatGTTAAAGTTGTTATTCTTGAAAGCCTAGTATtcttatgtattattttttactttttatattgtaaaatacctattttttttaataaaccaaaataaaacgaaaagaaaGAGAACAGTTTAACTAACTTggaatgattttctttttttcttatttcctctgtttgaaacaaaaacaataaagaagtAGCATTTGTGATTTTACTCAGAAGCAATTAGTTGGCTTTGAGGTAACAGAAAACAATTCTAGAACTCCCTCCGTTCCATCACGCCAAATCCAGATATCAGTAAGTACCCTTCGCGTACACTACAAGATGTCACTACATTGCCTTATTTCCATAGCACTTTCTTACAAGCAAGAACACAAAAAGGGCTGCGTTTTgcattattaaaagaaaaccaaaatttcATCTCTCACAAAGAACAGTACCATCAATTTTCCTTCGTTCATTTAGGTTCTCAGAAAGGTTAATATCCAATTTAATTTCCTCTCTCTCATTACATGCCTTCTGAATTTTCTCTCTCCTATCCTTCTTTTGATTTGCAGTGTCTATCACATTAAGGAATGAAGATCAAATTGGTTCGCCGTATCAAAAAGTTGCTTTCGTATTCAGGTCATCATGTTCTTCTTTTCCCTCTCtttgtgaatttctttttcccttttcttcattAGTCTCGCCTACAGAGTTATAATCAGCATCAGACAATTTGATGAATATAAACAAAGTTTCTCTGTAAACAAAAATGATACTGAAAATTACATCTTCAACTTCTTATGAAGCTTAAGCAAATTTACTAGATTATCGTGATTTCCCTGACAAAATCCAATTAGAATATATCAAAACGAATTCCTTATGTTTATCCAGAGAGTCTAAGATGTTGAAAATTAAGAAAGACGAATATTAGCTTCCTTATTTTATACCTatagattaaattaataataggataaaatgtttttttttctatctaaattatttgaagtttcatggtTAAACTAAATATATGTCTAATTCATCTTTgtatttacaatatattttataaaatttatatagaatATCATTTGTATTATCATGTCAAAATAAagttccataataaattataatatatatatttgtggaaaaagatattttataaaataaggaacggaataaatatatatttaatttaggaaagaaaataacattttaattaatttaggaactaaaaaagatatttatctCTATAGTCTAGATTATTTTGTATCAtctatcatttatatattatttatattcttagttcgattaaattttttacattatttaataattgtgtttttagTCTAAAATTTGTAAAGTGtctatctatatttattttgatcgcttatacttaatatttttagaggatttattatacatttttctaaatcatctatcttttttatttaggaagtctatttgtttttctaaatctAACTGTTAAAGTTTTAGATTAGTTTAATCTTCCcaacctttttaaaattatttatcctttatatttttaaatattttattccatacatttttttatatcatctaataacttttatattcttaaaaatatctattatttattttttaatctctaaatctcttttaatataatatatatttcttaacttaaaaatttatataatatataaattccGTATATAAATACGAGTTTAAAAGTACTTATGTAACGGAAAGAGTTATGTATACTTGTGATGTTTTTTACATTTAGTGATCTGATGTATAGAGAACAATGAGATGCAACAGAATGCAGCACTTCTCCAAATCACCAAACCTGTTTGGACGTGCGTGAGGAATATGCCAACGCGTTTCGTACGGAATCATACACTGAGTTTTGGACACGTGTCCTTGCCTACTCCAAGAATGaatcaacttcttctttgtCAAGAGACTCCACCACTTCGGCGCGTCTCCTTTCTTACCGTCTGTTCGCAGAGCATCTATTGGACCCGGATCAGCCCACGGTCACTCGGGCCTTATCGATGGCCCAATGCAGGCCCAAGGTCCACTCTTTATTGTCAGACTATTTTGCACACACTGCCAACGCTTCTCTTCTCTGTAGCCACCTACTAAGAGAAATTGATCGCCTGCGTCTCAAGTATTCATCACTCAAAACCATTCTTCAATGCCTTCCATCTAACCAAATCCCTTCACCAATGGTAATAACCCGTTTAACcgaattttcaaacttttccaACCCGTTTGCCGCATCGGGTCTGGTTCGGGCCACCCAGTGTCAGTGTTCTGACTTGCAAAAGCGGCTCGAGTCGAGTCGCGACAAGGCACGAGCCAAGCTTCAATTAGCTGCGAAAATAAAATGTGGCTCAGCTTGTCTAGTTGCGGCTATAACGGCTTCACTTGGTGTTCTTATAATGTCTCATGGCTTTGCATTGATTGTGGCTATGCCTGGGTTGGCGTCAATGAATCTGGGTTCTGAAAGGAAGTTTGGTTCGGTGACAGCTCGGCTGAACGCAGCTGCAAAAGGAAGTTATATAGTGAATAAGGACTTGGAGACGACGGGTCGGCTTGTGGGTCGGCTAAATGATGAGCTGGAGCACATGAGGAGGATAGTGAGATTTTGGCTTGAGAGGAAGGATGATAAAGTTCAGGTCGATGGTGGAGTTGTGTTGTTGTTGAAGAAGAACGAATGTAGCTTTAGTGAGCAATTGGATGAGTTGGAAGAACATTTGTATTTGTGTTTCATGACTATTAATAGGGCTAGAGAACTTGTGCTTAGTCAAATTAGTAATCTAACTTGATTCATCGTCAAAGTGTGTCATATAATGAATATGTAATAAACTATTTACCTTTAGTTTTGACACACTGATGGTGTAAAAAGTAGTGAtttgtgttaattaattattttaaaatttataatataactttgatgagtgcatatttatgtccatatttatgttttaaaattcaaatttttgaaagaatatttgtgcttaaatgattgatttgaagaggatttgtgattattggatttagcgtgtttggaaataaaatgggcttaaaaagtgattttaattgcataaattattcttttatgttctaatatttatttgtgcagttgaaattagagttttattagtccaaattacaatttaaggcccaaaatcagattttatttggaaaataatgtaCAAATGGGCCAAACAGACAACCTTTACCCTTGTACCTCCTAAAATCCCTACATACACTCCTATTTCTAAAACAGGCCAACAAGCAAACCCAAACACTAAGCCTTTTCTCTCCTGTAATCCCTAATTTCCTATACACACCCCTCCTACCAATAATTAAGCCAGATATCATCAGATTTTGCCACGTGGCAATCCACCACTAATAGATCCAACCACTCAGAACATGCCACCTAACCCCTCatgccacgtcatcaccatcttctcTAACAGAGAAACCCTAATCCAACCAAACCCTAGCTGTCGGCCACCACGACCATCCCGCGCTGTCACCACTACATTTTCGCGCCTTCATCTTTTACATCAATGCCCAAGACGCCGTTGCGCAACCTCAATGGACACCGTCATCTTTCTCGCCTCAACCATCATCGCGCACCATCTCCTTATCACGCCGCCGCCATCGCGAGACCAGTCA contains these protein-coding regions:
- the LOC106764125 gene encoding UPF0496 protein At3g49070 → MKIKLVRRIKKLLSYSECSTSPNHQTCLDVREEYANAFRTESYTEFWTRVLAYSKNESTSSLSRDSTTSARLLSYRLFAEHLLDPDQPTVTRALSMAQCRPKVHSLLSDYFAHTANASLLCSHLLREIDRLRLKYSSLKTILQCLPSNQIPSPMVITRLTEFSNFSNPFAASGLVRATQCQCSDLQKRLESSRDKARAKLQLAAKIKCGSACLVAAITASLGVLIMSHGFALIVAMPGLASMNLGSERKFGSVTARLNAAAKGSYIVNKDLETTGRLVGRLNDELEHMRRIVRFWLERKDDKVQVDGGVVLLLKKNECSFSEQLDELEEHLYLCFMTINRARELVLSQISNLT